A window of the Oncorhynchus masou masou isolate Uvic2021 unplaced genomic scaffold, UVic_Omas_1.1 unplaced_scaffold_722, whole genome shotgun sequence genome harbors these coding sequences:
- the LOC135537197 gene encoding zinc transporter ZIP9-like, producing the protein MSMDDFTSISLLSLAMLVGCYVSGTIPLAVSFSEEKLKLVTVLGAGLLCGTALAVIIPEGVHALYEEVLEGVHHAPGQVEGVEVSQPKEGVDAALGVSVEHSHGHGHEHLHAYIGVSLVLGFVFMLLVDQIGSAHVHSSADDPESARVASSKITTTLGLVVHAAADGVALGAAASTSQTSVQLIVFVAIMLHKAPAAFGLVSFLMHAGLERNRIRKHLLVFALAAPVLAMVTFVGLSQSSKEALSDVNATGVAMLFSAGTFLYVATVHVLPEVGGTGHSHSPTPGKETAKGLSKVEVGALVLGCLIPLVLSVGHQH; encoded by the exons ATGTCTATGGACGACTTCACTTCGATCAGCCTGCTTTCCCTGGCCATGTTGGTGGGGTGTTATGTGTCTGGAACCATTCCTCTGGCTGTCAGCTTCTCAGAG GAGAAGCTGAAGCTGGTGACGGTCCTGGGAGCAGGGCTGCTGTGTGGTACTGCCCTGGCTGTCATCATCCCCGAGGGGGTCCATGCCCTGTACGAGGAGGTCCTGGAGG gtgtGCACCACGCCCCTGGCCAGGTGGAGGGCGTGGAGGTGTCCCAGCCCAAGGAAGGTGTGGATGCAGCTCTGGGGGTCAGTGTGGAGCACAGCCACGGCCACGGCCACGAGCACCTCCATGCCTACATCGGGGTTTCCCTGGTCCTGGGGTTCGTCTTCATGCTGCTGGTCGACCAGATCGGAAGCGCCCACGTACACAGCAGTGCTGACG ATCCAGAGTCTGCGAGGGTTGCCAGCTCAAAGATCACCACCACCTTGGGACTAGTGGTCCATGCAGCGG CGGATGGTGTGGCTCTCGGCGCAGCAGCTTCCACCTCTCAGACCAGTGTACAGCTCATTGTCTTTGTGGCCATCATGCTTCACAAG GCCCCAGCAGCCTTTGGCCTGGTCTCTTTCCTGATGCATGCTGGTCTAGAGAGGAACCGGATCCGTAAACACCTGCTGGTCTTCGCCCTGGCAGCACCAGTCCTCGCCATGGTTACCTTCGTAGGACTCAGCCAG tccagcaaagaggcactgtCAGATGTGAACGCCACGGGCGTGGCCATGTTGTTCTCTGCCGGGACCTTCCTGTACGTTGCCACGGTACATGTCCTTCCCGAGGTGGGCGGGACCGGACACAGCCACTCCCCCACACCGGGGAAGGAAACAGCGAAGGGACTGAGCAAGGTGGAGGTTGGGGCTCTGGTTCTGGGCTGTCTGATACCACTGGTGCTGTCTGTGGGACACCAGCACTAG